From Cannabis sativa cultivar Pink pepper isolate KNU-18-1 chromosome 8, ASM2916894v1, whole genome shotgun sequence, a single genomic window includes:
- the LOC133030399 gene encoding uncharacterized protein LOC133030399, giving the protein MFGDTLGERIARIGRLPSENTAVLVWKESTDGRFTVKRGYEASQAHGPSIDSKLWKKVWSPRLHFRHSMMLWRVISDCLPTKERLVFVRDKICSMCGEETESDTHLFWDCHCAWALWFGSPFSSRGGVGNGNSIKERLVRLLESIPRQHTASFLSFVRCLFEGIWKARNELLFKGGVVDILQIRDSIMRRHSKALRAMKEDSDIGVTTPTGVIGKTVCNTADIFSVSDASWKEDKAGLAVGLLDRQNNKTEWFTKQVSASSTAEAKLLAIQWAMQLVREKGFRRDNLACDALAKWARENSQCNGYILREGSPIVIPNFLLQ; this is encoded by the exons ATGTTTGGCGATACGTTGGGTGAAAGAATTGCTAGAATTGGCCGATTACCTAGTGAGAACACAGCTGTGTTAGTGTGGAAGGAGTCGACTGATGGGAGGTTCACAGTGAAGAGAGGCTATGAGGCGTCCCAAGCTCATGGGCCGAGTATAGATAGCAAACTGTGGAAGAAAGTTTGGAGCCCAAGGTTGCACTTCAGGCACTCGATGATGTTATGGAGAGTGATTTCGGACTGCCTACCGACTAAAGAAAGGTTAGTTTTTGTAAGGGATAAGATTTGTTCTATGTGTGGGGAAGAAACTGAATCTGACACTCATTTATTTTGGGATTGTCATTGTGCATGGGCGCTTTGGTTTGGCAGCCCCTTCTCCTCCCGTGGAGGGGTAGGTAATGGTAACTCGATCAAGGAAAGATTAGTGAGGCTCTTGGAAAGTATCCCGAGGCAGCATACTGCTAGCTTCCTATCTTTCGTGAGGTGTTTGTTTGAAGGTATTTGGAAAGCTAGAAACGAACTCTTGTTCAAAGGGGGTGTAGTTGATATCCTACAAATAAGAGACTCCATTATGAGGAGACACTCTAAAGCCTTAAGAGCAATGAAGGAGGATTCGGACATAGGTGTAACAACACCTACTGGTGTGATTGGAAAAACGGTATGCAACACTGCTGATATATTCAGTGTCTCGGACGCATCTTGGAAGGAGGACAAGGCAGGTCTTGCGGTGGGATTACTGGATAGGCAAAACAACAAAACGGAGTGGTTCACCAAGCAAGTTTCGGCTTCTTCTACAGCTGAGGCAAAGTTGCTGGCAATTCAATGGGCTATGCAGCTAGTTAGAGAGAAAGGATTTAGAAG AGACAATTTAGCTTGTGATGCTTTAGCAAAATGGGCTAGAGAAAATAGTCAGTGTAATGGCTACATTTTGAGGGAGGGATCCCCTATTGTGATTCCCAACTTTTTATTGCAATGA
- the LOC115699943 gene encoding uncharacterized protein LOC115699943 has product MVIGDLNVIAHPWEKSGGRRVAARDTWILTNFLQNRRGIDLGSHGCKFTWQNNRFLGGLTRERLDRAVVSGDWITAFPAAKVTNAPISVLDHGYVLLDTVRGKNKGHKPFRFFEAWARDHSCEDVIKGAWSLRGERSRNMCGRLNDTRVAL; this is encoded by the coding sequence ATGGTGATTGGGGATCTTAACGTGATTGCGCATCCTTGGGAGAAGAGTGGTGGAAGACGAGTAGCCGCCCGTGATACTTGGATTCTTACAAACTTCTTGCAAAATAGAAGGGGAATTGATCTTGGTTCCCATGGGTGCAAGTTCACTTGGCAAAATAATAGATTCTTGGGTGGTTTGACTAGAGAGAGACTGGACCGAGCTGTGGTTTCGGGGGATTGGATTACAGCTTTTCCTGCGGCCAAAGTCACTAACGCACCTATCTCGGTTTTGGATCATGGGTACGTGCTTTTGGACACGGTTAGGGGAAAGAACAAGGGTCATAAACCCTTTAGATTTTTTGAAGCATGGGCGAGGGACCATTCTTGTGAGGATGTCATAAAAGGAGCGTGGAGTTTGAGGGGTGAGAGGAGTAGAAATATGTGTGGAAGGCTGAATGATACGAGGGTTGCTCTctaa